The region CTTCACACCAACCAGCTGCTCTTCGAAGCCGGGGATGAAGGAGTTGGAACCCAGAACCAGAGGATAGTCTTCTGCCGCGCCGCCTTCAAATTCTTCACCGTCGACGGAGCCCTTGAAGTCGATCACAACCTGATCGCCGTCCTTGGCTTTGGAGCCTTTCTTGCGCGCTTTGAAGTCCTGCGCGGTCTCAGCGAGGTTGTTAAGGGCCTCTTCAACGGCGGCGTCATCGGCCTTCACAACCATCTTTTCCAGCTCGATCTTGCTCAGATCGACTTCAGGAATTTCCGGCAGCTTTTCGTAAGCCATGGAAACTTCGACGTCATCGCCTTCTTTCCAGTCATCGTTGGTCATTTTGACTTCGGGCTGCATCGCGGGGCGATCGCCGGATTTTTCAAAATGCTCTGCCATGGCACCGTCGATGCTTTCCTGCATCGCTTCGCCCATGATCCGCTGGCCGAACTGCTTTTTCAGCAGCGCCATCGGAACCTTGCCCTTGCGGAAGCCCTTCATTTCGACTTCGGGCTGCGCTTCGGCCAGCTTTTCGTTGACCTTGGCTTCCAGTTCGGCGGCGGTCACGGTGATGTTGTAACCGCGTTTCAGACCTTCGTTCAGCGTCTCGTTGACCTGCATGTGTGCTCCATAGGGTAAGGCCGCGCAGCCGGGGCGCGGGCGAAAATTTGTGTCCTTCTATGGGTGTTGATCCGCCTGCGCAAGGGGGTCCGCGGCCATCGCGCCACATCCGCAGAAATCGGCCCCACCCCCCGTTCAACGCCTGCCGACAGCCTTAGATTAAAAGCACACCGATGTAGCCCGCATAGGCCAAGGCAAAGACCGCGCCCTGCCCGCGCGTCACACGCCCGCCAAACGCGGCGCAGCCAATCAAAGCCAGCGTGGCCGCGAGCATGACCCAGATGTCGAGCGTGGCAATCTGCGCAGCCACACCGACCGGCTGAATCACCGCCGTAATCCCAAGCACACCAAGAATGTTAAAGATATTGGAGCCGACCACATTGCCCAGAGCCACATCGCTCTGCCCGCGGCGTGCCGCGATGACCGAGGTTACAAGTTCCGGCATGGAGGTGCCCACGGCCACGATGGTCAAGCCAATGACCGCCTCAGAGAGCCCTACGGCCTGCGCCAACGCCACCGCCCCGGTCACCAGAAACCGCGCCGAAAGGATCGTCAGCACCAGCCCCCCCAAAAGCCAAAGCAGCGACAGCCCCATCGGTGCCTGATCCGGCAGGGGCTCGATGGTCTGCAGGCTGCTGCGATCACTCCGGAAGGTGTAAATCAAATACCCCGCGAGCCCGACGATACAGATTAACCCGGCCACACGGTCAACGCGCCCCAAAAGCACCGCCCCCAAACAAAGCACGCTCGCCGCCAGCATGACGGATCCATCGCGGGCAAAACTGCCCCGATTAATCGCAAAGGGCGCGATCAGCGCGGCAATGCCTAGAATCAGCAGGA is a window of Sulfitobacter sp. W027 DNA encoding:
- a CDS encoding calcium/sodium antiporter; translation: MNILFVLGGLLGLVLGGEYLVRGAVALAQRVGLSPLVIGLTIVGFGTSTPELVTSVQAAMLGAPDIALGNVVGSNIANILLILGIAALIAPFAINRGSFARDGSVMLAASVLCLGAVLLGRVDRVAGLICIVGLAGYLIYTFRSDRSSLQTIEPLPDQAPMGLSLLWLLGGLVLTILSARFLVTGAVALAQAVGLSEAVIGLTIVAVGTSMPELVTSVIAARRGQSDVALGNVVGSNIFNILGVLGITAVIQPVGVAAQIATLDIWVMLAATLALIGCAAFGGRVTRGQGAVFALAYAGYIGVLLI